The Neorhodopirellula lusitana genome contains a region encoding:
- a CDS encoding ABC transporter permease subunit/CPBP intramembrane protease, with product MKLTWSRLARLSRKELRETLRDRRTILTLVLMPLLVYPLLSMALNRFLLSTGGPGESGFVVGVETSDEGDWLTSLINDPRSQPPEEIVKASGGNLAEFKVVVTDGTTPSEALLANDLDIAAKLEITAGEPSSITVTAFNGDQASHSARRILVERLQWLKLRDAVDLLKRVVPQFDTFDVHTDEIGEKPSGNVLGSVIPLVLVLMTITGAVYPAIDLTAGERERGTMEALMASPVPRWWLLLAKYIAVVTVALLTAIANLGAMYTTLTLTGLMPMLAGDGAGMGLSQVVQILMLLVLFSAFFAAVLLSLTSFARSFKEAQAYLIPVMLLSLAPAMLSLMPGIKLAGPLAVAPLINIVLLAREILSGDVPVLGASIAVVTTILYAAAALAIAAKLFGSDAVNRTSERSIGSLFRRPAQSSLVPNAGEAGMVLALLLPASFVVSNALMHWLRGQEGPVNVGLQLVLNACGLILAFGMIPLAATYLGRHRYRSTYRITKARLGYFAGAIVLALGGWAFAHEALVLADQWGIALLNEDQMERTRGLLDKWKTISPVLLLATMALAPAVVEELCFRGYLFSAFSTVLRPWQTIAVTSVLFGLFHVFVGSTLLVERFLPTTLLGFLLGWLAYRSGSVLPGMLMHFLHNGLLELVARYHEKLDFLGADLEASRHLPITWLALAGGFVVVGIVLVLLTKRPEPTSATVAVDGV from the coding sequence GTGAAATTAACTTGGTCCCGCTTGGCTCGGCTTAGCCGCAAAGAACTTCGTGAAACGCTACGTGACCGCCGGACGATCTTGACGTTGGTCTTGATGCCGCTTTTGGTTTATCCATTGCTTAGCATGGCGTTAAATCGATTCCTGCTTTCAACAGGCGGTCCCGGTGAGTCGGGGTTCGTCGTTGGTGTTGAGACATCGGACGAGGGCGATTGGCTGACTTCGTTAATCAACGACCCACGCAGCCAACCGCCGGAAGAGATCGTGAAGGCGAGTGGTGGTAACCTGGCTGAGTTTAAGGTCGTCGTGACGGATGGCACGACACCCAGCGAGGCGCTGCTTGCGAATGATCTGGATATCGCGGCGAAGCTAGAGATCACCGCCGGCGAGCCGAGTTCGATCACGGTCACGGCGTTCAATGGCGACCAAGCGAGTCATTCAGCCCGGCGAATTCTGGTGGAACGACTGCAGTGGCTGAAGTTGAGAGATGCAGTCGATCTGCTGAAACGCGTTGTTCCACAGTTTGATACTTTTGACGTGCATACTGACGAGATTGGTGAAAAGCCCAGTGGGAATGTGCTTGGATCAGTGATCCCGTTGGTCTTGGTTTTGATGACGATTACGGGAGCGGTGTACCCCGCGATCGACTTGACGGCGGGTGAACGCGAACGCGGCACGATGGAGGCATTGATGGCCTCGCCGGTTCCGCGATGGTGGTTGTTGTTGGCGAAATACATCGCGGTCGTGACGGTTGCTTTATTGACGGCGATCGCGAACCTGGGGGCGATGTACACAACGTTGACGCTGACAGGGCTGATGCCGATGTTGGCGGGCGATGGTGCGGGCATGGGCTTGTCGCAGGTTGTCCAGATTTTGATGCTGCTGGTTCTTTTCAGCGCCTTCTTCGCGGCGGTGCTGTTGTCGCTAACTAGCTTTGCGAGATCCTTCAAGGAAGCTCAGGCGTACCTGATTCCAGTCATGTTGTTGTCGTTGGCACCGGCGATGCTTTCGTTGATGCCGGGAATCAAGTTAGCAGGCCCGCTCGCGGTTGCTCCGCTGATTAACATTGTCTTGCTAGCCCGCGAGATTTTGTCCGGTGATGTGCCCGTGCTAGGTGCGTCAATCGCGGTCGTTACCACGATTCTGTATGCGGCGGCGGCGCTGGCGATTGCGGCCAAATTATTCGGTAGTGATGCCGTCAATCGAACCAGTGAACGGTCGATTGGATCACTGTTCCGCCGTCCGGCTCAATCGTCGCTCGTTCCCAATGCCGGTGAAGCGGGGATGGTGCTGGCGTTGTTGCTTCCCGCATCGTTTGTTGTGTCGAACGCGCTGATGCACTGGCTTCGAGGCCAAGAGGGGCCGGTGAATGTCGGGTTGCAGTTAGTGTTGAACGCTTGTGGTCTGATTCTGGCATTTGGAATGATTCCGTTAGCGGCAACCTACTTGGGTCGGCACCGCTATCGATCAACCTACCGGATTACCAAGGCAAGGCTGGGGTATTTCGCCGGCGCGATTGTGTTAGCGTTGGGTGGATGGGCGTTCGCGCACGAGGCATTGGTGTTGGCCGATCAGTGGGGCATCGCGTTGCTCAATGAAGACCAGATGGAACGCACTCGCGGATTGCTTGACAAGTGGAAGACAATTTCGCCGGTGTTGTTGTTAGCAACGATGGCGTTGGCTCCGGCAGTGGTGGAGGAACTGTGCTTTCGTGGATACCTGTTCTCTGCTTTTTCAACGGTGTTGCGTCCCTGGCAAACGATCGCAGTGACTTCGGTCCTGTTCGGGCTCTTTCACGTCTTTGTGGGAAGCACGTTGCTGGTTGAACGGTTCTTGCCCACGACGCTGCTTGGGTTCTTACTGGGTTGGCTTGCCTATCGCAGCGGCAGTGTGTTGCCTGGAATGCTGATGCACTTTCTGCACAATGGGCTGCTTGAGTTGGTTGCCCGCTATCACGAAAAACTAGATTTTCTGGGAGCCGACTTAGAAGCGAGTCGGCACCTGCCGATCACTTGGCTAGCGTTGGCAGGGGGCTTTGTGGTGGTGGGGATCGTGTTGGTGCTGTTAACCAAACGTCCCGAGCCTACATCAGCGACTGTAGCAGTTGACGGCGTGTGA
- a CDS encoding CNNM domain-containing protein — translation MNELAAQWPFLLAMVLLIFASGLFSGSEAALFSMRDRDRKQLSQIGTAGRVVQRLLNEPDRLLAAILFWNLLINMIYFALVAIVSKDMSQPGVFTFVSLVTIIFFSEMLPKSVAVMTPLRIAVGVSVPITIAVTIVSPILPIVRWANDAASRLLWPTFEAEPEIDLADIERAIDLGTDDAMLIRRERAALQSLVSMSETRANEMMRPRSKLQIATAPLDPSLLIDGSPPGGYLMVSDGADDTGETWMGSIAIRLLRPQQFDDLASAMDPVLHVPWSARVSQVYDDLDKQELSVAVVVNEFGEVVGALSIDDILRGVLAHKGGRDAAEDQIKQIGVNHYRMLGMTSLRALSRSLSIELPEERAATVSGFIQRHNERVPRGGDVAPLPPYTLVVTDEDEESGDIWIEAWMGTDSQGEAT, via the coding sequence TTGAACGAACTGGCGGCGCAGTGGCCATTCCTACTTGCAATGGTGCTCCTCATTTTCGCAAGCGGACTGTTTAGCGGAAGCGAAGCGGCTCTTTTTTCGATGCGGGATCGCGACCGTAAACAGCTCTCCCAAATCGGAACCGCTGGCCGCGTCGTACAGCGCCTGCTGAACGAACCCGATCGCCTTCTCGCTGCGATTCTGTTTTGGAATCTCTTGATCAACATGATCTATTTCGCGTTGGTAGCGATCGTGTCCAAGGACATGTCCCAACCCGGTGTGTTCACGTTCGTATCACTCGTGACGATCATCTTCTTCAGCGAGATGCTCCCCAAAAGCGTTGCCGTGATGACTCCGCTGCGGATTGCGGTCGGCGTCAGCGTGCCGATCACGATTGCAGTCACGATCGTCAGCCCCATCTTGCCAATCGTTCGCTGGGCCAACGATGCCGCGTCGCGATTGCTTTGGCCAACGTTTGAAGCGGAACCGGAAATCGACCTCGCAGACATCGAGCGTGCTATCGATTTGGGAACCGACGATGCCATGTTGATTCGGCGAGAGCGAGCCGCACTGCAATCCCTCGTGTCAATGTCCGAGACACGCGCCAACGAAATGATGCGTCCGCGAAGCAAGCTTCAAATCGCGACCGCGCCTTTGGATCCGTCACTGCTGATCGACGGCTCGCCCCCGGGCGGTTACCTGATGGTATCCGACGGTGCGGATGATACTGGCGAAACTTGGATGGGCTCCATCGCGATACGACTACTTCGCCCGCAACAGTTCGACGACCTCGCGTCTGCAATGGATCCCGTGTTGCACGTGCCCTGGTCGGCACGCGTGTCACAAGTCTATGACGACTTGGACAAGCAAGAACTTAGCGTTGCCGTCGTGGTCAATGAATTTGGTGAAGTGGTCGGCGCATTGTCCATCGACGACATCCTCCGCGGCGTGTTGGCCCACAAAGGCGGTCGGGACGCAGCCGAAGATCAGATCAAGCAAATTGGCGTCAATCACTATCGCATGCTCGGCATGACCAGCCTGCGCGCACTTTCACGAAGCCTTTCAATCGAACTGCCTGAAGAACGAGCCGCAACCGTATCTGGATTCATCCAGCGTCACAACGAACGCGTTCCACGAGGCGGTGATGTCGCCCCGCTTCCGCCATACACATTGGTGGTCACCGACGAGGATGAAGAGAGTGGCGACATCTGGATCGAGGCCTGGATGGGAACGGATTCACAAGGAGAAGCGACATGA
- the rny gene encoding ribonuclease Y, producing MNPELAQTILYCLFFFFLGIAAVLGYIQRQAAKRAARLSQEAEAILDAARREAENRSAQVVLEAREKSLAIKADTEREVVAMREKEQARDRKLDAREDQISASQDSLRKAQRGLESSQNRLAAQMRTLTEQRAELDRLVQENQKSLERLSGMSREEASAKLLDSVHADLEHEIGAAVLKQRRELTNRVDNQAREMLLTAMQRYASAHTADTTTSTVGVPTDDMKGRIIGREGRNIRSFEKATGVDLIIDDTPGVVVVSGFDPVRREIARMSLEKLIADGRIHPSKIEEIVEQTGQEIQQFIIKKGLEAVNEVNVSGLHDRVIEMLGRLHFRTSYSQNVLRHSVEVAFLAGMMAEMIGMDGDIARRCGLLHDIGKAADHELEGGHPKIGADLLRRNKESDEVVHAAKGHHDDITTEHPYTMLVATADACSAGRPGARRESLERYVKRMEELESIANRFDGVQQAYAISAGRELRVIVSSGQISDERAAAICRDIAAAFEKELTYPGEIKVTVVREARFVSTAK from the coding sequence ATGAACCCAGAACTCGCCCAAACGATTCTGTATTGTCTCTTTTTCTTCTTTCTCGGAATTGCAGCCGTCCTTGGTTACATCCAGCGACAGGCTGCCAAGCGGGCTGCGCGGCTGAGCCAGGAGGCCGAAGCGATCCTGGATGCGGCCCGCCGAGAGGCTGAAAACCGGTCGGCGCAGGTCGTACTGGAAGCACGTGAAAAGTCGCTGGCTATCAAAGCGGATACTGAGCGAGAAGTCGTGGCGATGCGTGAAAAAGAGCAGGCCCGAGATCGCAAGCTGGACGCGCGTGAGGACCAGATTTCGGCTTCGCAAGATTCACTTCGAAAAGCACAGCGAGGTCTGGAAAGCAGCCAGAATCGTCTGGCCGCCCAAATGCGTACGCTGACCGAACAACGTGCGGAGCTGGATCGGCTGGTGCAAGAGAACCAGAAATCACTCGAGCGACTGAGTGGAATGTCACGTGAGGAAGCTTCAGCCAAACTGTTGGATTCCGTGCACGCGGATCTGGAACATGAAATCGGGGCCGCCGTTTTGAAACAGCGGCGCGAGCTAACCAATCGTGTCGACAATCAGGCTCGTGAGATGTTGTTGACCGCGATGCAGCGTTATGCATCCGCCCATACGGCGGACACGACGACCAGCACAGTTGGGGTGCCGACGGACGACATGAAGGGTCGGATTATCGGCCGCGAGGGTCGCAACATTCGGTCATTCGAAAAGGCCACTGGGGTCGACCTGATTATCGATGACACGCCCGGCGTGGTGGTGGTGAGCGGGTTTGACCCCGTGCGGCGAGAGATCGCTCGGATGTCTTTGGAAAAGCTGATCGCGGACGGTCGGATTCATCCTTCCAAGATTGAAGAGATTGTGGAACAGACCGGTCAAGAGATCCAGCAGTTCATCATCAAAAAGGGATTGGAAGCGGTCAATGAAGTGAACGTTTCGGGTCTGCATGATCGTGTGATTGAGATGCTCGGTCGATTGCACTTCCGGACGTCTTATAGCCAGAACGTGTTGCGGCATAGTGTCGAGGTTGCGTTCTTGGCTGGCATGATGGCCGAGATGATTGGCATGGATGGTGATATCGCTCGCCGTTGTGGATTGTTGCACGACATCGGGAAGGCTGCCGATCACGAGCTGGAAGGTGGCCACCCGAAGATTGGAGCGGACCTGCTTCGTCGCAACAAGGAATCCGATGAAGTCGTTCATGCAGCCAAGGGGCATCATGACGATATCACGACCGAGCATCCGTATACGATGCTGGTTGCGACGGCGGATGCTTGCAGTGCCGGTCGGCCGGGAGCGCGTCGCGAATCGCTGGAGCGTTATGTCAAGCGAATGGAAGAGCTGGAATCGATCGCAAACCGATTCGATGGCGTGCAGCAGGCTTACGCAATTTCAGCGGGACGGGAGCTGCGGGTGATTGTCAGCAGTGGCCAGATCAGCGACGAGCGAGCGGCAGCGATTTGCCGCGATATCGCCGCGGCGTTCGAGAAAGAACTGACGTACCCCGGTGAAATCAAGGTCACCGTTGTGCGAGAAGCCCGCTTCGTCAGTACGGCGAAGTAG
- the tilS gene encoding tRNA lysidine(34) synthetase TilS — translation MPSDTPQWQTLLESFGLLWPAKACSVGVLVGCSGGADSVGLVRLIDHAFRKAEATSPAKRPATAPPLIIAHFNHRLRASESDADERLVRDLADSLNRTCIVGTPPPEGDASCDESSLRNMRRRFFVKTARHQGCRYIATAHTAGDQAETVLHHVLRGTGSQGLTGMQPATPIAEDFVVLRPLLATQREQIGAAMSEIGQTWREDASNQDSRYTRNWLRNDVMPLIRTRLPQVNDSLLRLSANQSMTQDLLAMLADQWLTAFHQDGPRDDTGFTSFFRKPSLVGSAVDRNAVDRNAVGWNTVDWNHDLALAVHPAVITCACQTLFARKSIPRGEMSQTHWIRLANWIRSDSAPTQNRISRGHLPGHIEVFETSHQIELAVPNNSPHS, via the coding sequence ATGCCGTCTGATACGCCGCAATGGCAAACACTCTTGGAATCCTTCGGCTTGCTGTGGCCCGCAAAGGCATGTTCCGTTGGCGTCCTAGTCGGCTGCAGCGGCGGTGCGGATAGCGTGGGCCTGGTTCGCTTGATCGATCACGCCTTCCGAAAAGCCGAAGCGACGTCGCCTGCGAAACGGCCCGCGACCGCTCCCCCATTAATAATCGCTCATTTCAATCATCGTTTGCGAGCCAGCGAATCGGATGCTGACGAAAGACTGGTTCGTGACCTTGCCGACTCACTCAACCGAACCTGCATCGTCGGCACCCCACCACCCGAGGGTGATGCGTCTTGCGACGAATCGAGCCTCCGGAACATGCGCCGACGATTCTTCGTCAAAACCGCCCGCCACCAGGGTTGCCGCTACATTGCGACCGCACACACCGCCGGTGATCAGGCCGAAACAGTCCTGCATCACGTGTTGCGTGGTACCGGATCACAAGGGCTCACGGGCATGCAGCCAGCCACCCCGATCGCAGAAGATTTCGTTGTGCTTCGCCCCCTGCTCGCCACCCAACGCGAACAAATTGGGGCCGCGATGTCGGAAATCGGCCAGACCTGGCGAGAAGACGCTTCCAACCAAGATTCTCGGTACACGCGAAACTGGCTGCGAAACGACGTCATGCCTCTAATCCGAACTCGCCTTCCTCAGGTCAACGATTCCTTGCTTCGGCTGTCAGCAAACCAGTCAATGACCCAGGACCTGTTAGCCATGCTGGCCGATCAATGGCTGACCGCGTTTCATCAAGACGGGCCACGCGATGACACCGGATTCACGTCGTTCTTTCGCAAGCCGTCCTTGGTGGGATCCGCAGTTGACCGGAACGCAGTTGACCGGAACGCCGTGGGCTGGAACACAGTGGATTGGAACCACGACTTGGCACTTGCCGTCCACCCGGCGGTCATTACCTGTGCCTGCCAAACGCTATTTGCCCGCAAGTCGATCCCGCGTGGCGAAATGAGCCAAACGCATTGGATTCGTCTAGCCAACTGGATCCGATCCGACTCAGCCCCAACCCAAAACCGCATCTCTCGCGGCCACCTGCCCGGTCACATCGAGGTTTTTGAAACCTCCCACCAGATCGAGCTTGCGGTGCCAAACAACAGCCCACATTCCTAG
- a CDS encoding CNNM domain-containing protein, which translates to MIAAILLFLIGLTLSAFFSGSETGLYRVSRTRLILDGLSGSIAGRGLVWLINHPAIFVATTLVGNNLANYLTSFAIVMFVVHAFGGGASIELGLTVLMTPIVFVFGELLPKHLFFQAPYRLLTATRWVLLFATALFSPVSSLLAVLGNALQALTGETPFRLRLTMARGDLDQVLRDGHEAGILATSQRRLAKNIFEIGNQRAVQFGMRPDRLAVVNSPVDLPTARRLARRCNHPIILVRRRGRIAGFFRFADLIGKETSPEPMPIVRGNLQDRHLNVLLRLYDANSDVAVLYDASGNLVSVVTRRQLLQSLM; encoded by the coding sequence ATGATTGCCGCCATCCTATTGTTCCTGATCGGATTGACACTCAGTGCATTTTTCAGCGGGAGTGAAACCGGCCTGTACCGTGTTTCGCGAACTCGTCTGATCTTAGATGGACTGAGCGGTTCAATCGCCGGTAGAGGCTTAGTTTGGCTGATCAATCATCCGGCGATCTTTGTGGCGACGACCTTGGTTGGCAACAATCTTGCCAACTACCTCACCAGCTTTGCGATCGTGATGTTCGTCGTCCATGCATTCGGGGGTGGCGCGAGCATCGAGCTTGGGCTGACCGTGTTAATGACCCCGATTGTCTTTGTCTTTGGCGAACTGCTTCCCAAACATTTGTTTTTCCAAGCTCCCTACCGCCTGCTGACGGCAACGCGTTGGGTACTGCTATTCGCGACTGCACTGTTCTCGCCCGTGTCCAGCCTGTTGGCTGTGCTGGGGAATGCACTGCAAGCGTTGACCGGCGAAACACCGTTCCGGCTTCGCTTGACGATGGCCCGTGGTGACTTGGATCAAGTGTTACGCGATGGCCACGAAGCAGGCATCCTGGCTACTAGTCAGCGGAGACTTGCCAAAAACATTTTTGAAATCGGCAACCAGCGCGCCGTTCAGTTCGGCATGCGGCCCGATCGCCTCGCCGTCGTTAATTCGCCCGTGGACTTGCCCACGGCGCGACGTCTCGCTCGACGCTGCAATCACCCCATCATCTTGGTCCGCCGACGTGGCCGAATCGCTGGCTTCTTTCGCTTCGCCGATCTGATTGGCAAAGAAACGTCCCCCGAACCCATGCCGATCGTACGAGGCAATCTGCAAGACCGGCACCTCAACGTCTTACTACGTCTTTACGATGCCAACAGCGATGTCGCCGTTTTATACGACGCGTCGGGCAACCTGGTCAGTGTGGTCACACGCCGTCAACTGCTACAGTCGCTGATGTAG
- a CDS encoding tetratricopeptide repeat protein codes for MNPFKGKAADTSMSDSPTSLAATTGKVASNAATGSKNVFRKASSRLTGMFAGNDNDDDSQADPLSLDDQPEKLQPDVFVANGQLWESTGNLTKAMESYQRALKTSPNDEPALTSIARLHFRESNYSQAAEFFQKAIAQKPNEASLYNDLGLTLSKLGQHDVAAQTLTRALQIAPGTSRYANNLASVHFESGNTDEAMKVLQANNKPAVAHFNMAFLHYKKGQVAQAQSQLNQSLAHEHEASSDPATKRAIDRSREMLVQISPAATTPASSPTSPIGAAPGPIATIAAAPAHRANQTPQVLGQAVMNPMQSQVKQPVVPGSMTPVSYQDPRSYMSPGMPTGTTPPSTGAPAQISVPQYGVPAATSTATGASSAPAEAATPPNASGFSLPSGFNLPE; via the coding sequence ATGAATCCGTTCAAAGGCAAAGCCGCGGACACATCGATGAGCGATTCGCCGACTTCACTCGCTGCCACCACCGGCAAGGTCGCTTCGAATGCTGCCACCGGATCGAAGAACGTTTTCCGAAAGGCATCGAGTCGCCTGACAGGTATGTTCGCCGGCAACGATAATGACGACGACAGCCAAGCTGACCCGCTATCGCTCGATGACCAGCCCGAAAAGCTCCAACCCGATGTGTTTGTCGCTAACGGCCAACTTTGGGAATCAACCGGCAACCTGACCAAGGCGATGGAGAGCTACCAACGAGCTCTGAAAACCTCGCCCAACGACGAGCCCGCACTAACGAGCATCGCTCGACTGCACTTCCGAGAGTCCAACTACTCTCAAGCGGCTGAGTTCTTTCAAAAAGCGATCGCACAAAAACCAAACGAAGCGTCACTCTACAACGACCTGGGCCTAACGCTTAGCAAGTTGGGACAGCACGACGTCGCTGCTCAAACACTGACACGAGCATTGCAAATTGCACCCGGCACCTCTCGCTATGCCAACAACTTGGCCAGCGTTCACTTCGAATCGGGTAACACTGACGAAGCGATGAAAGTGTTGCAGGCCAACAACAAACCGGCTGTTGCTCACTTCAACATGGCGTTCTTGCACTACAAGAAAGGCCAAGTTGCCCAAGCCCAATCGCAGCTGAATCAGTCTCTGGCACACGAACATGAAGCGTCCAGCGATCCTGCTACCAAACGAGCGATTGACCGCTCGCGGGAAATGCTAGTTCAGATCAGTCCCGCGGCAACCACGCCAGCATCCAGCCCGACTTCACCGATTGGTGCAGCACCTGGTCCGATTGCAACAATCGCAGCCGCACCTGCCCACCGTGCGAACCAAACGCCACAAGTCTTGGGGCAGGCGGTCATGAACCCGATGCAATCACAAGTGAAACAGCCCGTCGTTCCCGGCAGCATGACACCCGTCAGCTATCAGGACCCTCGCAGCTACATGTCACCAGGTATGCCAACCGGCACCACACCACCATCGACAGGTGCACCGGCGCAAATTAGCGTGCCTCAGTACGGCGTTCCAGCCGCAACATCCACCGCGACGGGAGCGTCATCGGCACCCGCCGAAGCCGCGACACCACCAAACGCGAGCGGCTTTAGCTTGCCAAGCGGTTTCAACCTGCCGGAATAA
- a CDS encoding FHA domain-containing protein, which translates to MTPRPTTNREQFSRQWIIGCDEDVDILIKDPVVSRRHCRLSLYQGRYFIEDLASRNGTFLSTDRVVTRLEIEPAAKVMLAGRVPMPWPDESMAQECLHIGRAQSNDIVLDDESVSSVHAMLFRDPHDLWLIRDLESTNGIRLNDSRLTDIAHLAPSDVIVIGSVETTLSRLRRDASERSAKANSNASGIPAAGVGRSGSTTKKNVRSGFNDPGSDAELGRWFQDGWRKLTPVSRLAMLVCMTLIGGGVAWKLAMSSTSTSGPVAEIGAADAETLAASSTSLTDQESDESAEPGLLAMEGVDQIHASLPSEQKEVEPPKDFLAAVRQSLYWLTCESAGNRFKIGTALAIDDSRLITSAKIVEQVRELGTSLVMECCHVESGKTFVIEASLLHPQWTENREAERRGIEALREVQAAVPDPSSADDEWRQRRDQIYRSVLAAQMLARVHGIALVKTNEPLAVSLSSELGDWKLEDSLLVTGRRMRPMSKQQLVGAFFDADDSYVDPEAVGVRTEGEAVPLFLLPRITSSMPRMYVGKISLDGLGSPEPAGSPIVSPNGQWVGMISSPTRLGPDQKQRYQSFLTDGDQVFDWISPEVILETLRQDDEHWKPLASSASESLTGS; encoded by the coding sequence ATGACCCCACGGCCAACGACCAATCGCGAGCAATTCAGCCGCCAGTGGATCATTGGTTGTGATGAGGATGTGGACATCCTGATCAAGGATCCGGTTGTGTCACGCCGCCATTGTCGGCTGTCGTTGTACCAGGGACGTTATTTCATCGAGGATTTAGCGAGTCGCAATGGAACGTTCTTGAGTACGGATCGTGTGGTGACTCGATTGGAAATCGAACCCGCCGCGAAAGTCATGCTGGCCGGACGGGTGCCGATGCCCTGGCCTGACGAGAGCATGGCTCAGGAGTGTTTGCATATCGGACGTGCTCAGTCCAATGACATTGTGCTGGATGATGAAAGTGTCTCGTCCGTTCATGCCATGCTATTTCGCGATCCCCATGACTTGTGGTTGATTCGTGATCTGGAAAGTACCAACGGCATCCGGTTGAATGATTCACGCCTGACCGATATCGCCCACTTGGCGCCTTCCGATGTGATCGTGATTGGCAGCGTCGAGACAACACTCAGCCGTCTGCGTCGCGATGCCAGCGAGCGGTCAGCCAAAGCGAACTCGAATGCTTCTGGAATTCCTGCGGCGGGAGTTGGCAGGTCGGGGAGCACGACTAAGAAGAACGTTCGGTCTGGGTTCAACGATCCAGGATCAGATGCCGAACTAGGTCGGTGGTTTCAGGATGGCTGGCGAAAACTGACACCGGTTTCCCGTTTAGCCATGCTGGTTTGTATGACGCTAATTGGTGGCGGGGTTGCCTGGAAGTTGGCGATGAGCAGTACCTCTACTTCCGGGCCTGTCGCTGAGATCGGTGCAGCCGATGCCGAGACCTTGGCCGCCAGTTCAACGTCGCTTACCGATCAAGAATCGGATGAGAGTGCTGAGCCCGGTTTGTTGGCGATGGAAGGTGTCGACCAGATCCATGCGTCTCTTCCTAGTGAACAAAAAGAAGTTGAACCGCCAAAGGATTTTCTAGCCGCTGTGCGTCAAAGTCTTTACTGGCTGACGTGTGAATCGGCTGGGAATCGTTTCAAGATTGGAACGGCGTTAGCGATTGATGATTCTCGACTGATCACTTCGGCGAAGATTGTCGAACAAGTTCGTGAATTGGGGACCTCGTTGGTGATGGAGTGTTGCCATGTGGAATCCGGGAAAACGTTTGTGATTGAGGCCTCCTTGTTGCATCCGCAATGGACGGAGAATCGGGAAGCGGAACGTCGCGGAATCGAAGCACTTCGCGAGGTGCAAGCAGCGGTGCCAGATCCGTCGAGCGCGGATGATGAGTGGAGACAGCGGCGTGACCAGATTTATCGAAGCGTTTTGGCGGCGCAGATGTTGGCACGCGTCCATGGCATCGCGTTGGTGAAAACAAACGAGCCTCTCGCGGTCAGTCTGTCTAGCGAGCTGGGAGATTGGAAGTTGGAGGACTCCTTGTTGGTGACTGGACGCCGCATGCGTCCGATGTCGAAGCAGCAGTTGGTGGGTGCCTTTTTCGATGCCGACGATTCGTACGTGGATCCGGAAGCCGTTGGGGTGCGGACCGAAGGCGAAGCGGTGCCGCTGTTCTTGCTGCCTCGGATTACGTCGTCGATGCCGCGAATGTATGTCGGTAAGATCTCTTTGGATGGACTCGGTTCGCCTGAACCGGCAGGCTCGCCGATCGTCAGTCCCAACGGGCAATGGGTGGGGATGATTAGCAGTCCCACGCGACTGGGCCCGGATCAAAAGCAACGCTATCAGTCTTTTCTGACCGACGGTGATCAAGTCTTCGACTGGATCTCCCCCGAAGTCATTTTGGAAACCTTGCGTCAGGATGATGAACATTGGAAACCCCTGGCGTCCAGTGCGTCAGAGTCACTGACGGGTTCCTAG
- a CDS encoding ATP-binding cassette domain-containing protein: MLKIQSLSKRFVAESETVHAVDGLSFEVHPGEVFGLLGPNGAGKTTTLRMVLGLVRPDDGYTEVSGIRTSVDPFAAKAKLGFVSASDGVYPWLTVREMLLYFADLYGVEPTEASGRLETLADVMDIVSLLDRRAGSLSTGQRQRVTLVRGLIHDPPVMLLDEPTRGLDVVGVQTIFRYIAHLRETGKAVVVCTHRLDEAERLCDQFGLLHRGRLCHHGTLEEVRRDTGREHLVEMFDDLMNPATIEPSA, from the coding sequence ATGTTGAAAATTCAGTCGCTTTCCAAGCGATTCGTGGCCGAGAGTGAAACCGTGCATGCGGTGGACGGTCTTTCGTTTGAGGTTCATCCGGGTGAGGTGTTTGGGTTGCTAGGCCCTAACGGAGCGGGCAAGACGACGACGCTGCGGATGGTTTTGGGGCTGGTTCGACCGGACGATGGGTATACCGAAGTGTCCGGGATTCGGACGTCGGTTGACCCGTTTGCGGCGAAAGCCAAACTGGGCTTTGTCTCGGCCAGTGACGGGGTTTATCCGTGGCTGACGGTGCGTGAAATGCTGTTGTATTTCGCCGACCTGTATGGGGTGGAACCTACCGAAGCGAGCGGTCGACTGGAAACGCTGGCGGATGTCATGGACATCGTTTCTTTATTGGATCGACGCGCGGGATCGCTCTCCACGGGGCAGCGCCAACGGGTGACTTTGGTTCGTGGGTTGATTCATGATCCGCCGGTCATGCTGTTGGATGAGCCCACGCGGGGTTTGGATGTGGTGGGCGTGCAAACCATTTTTCGTTACATCGCTCACCTGCGTGAGACTGGCAAAGCGGTTGTCGTGTGTACACACCGACTCGATGAAGCGGAACGCCTGTGCGATCAATTCGGCCTGCTGCATCGTGGGCGTCTTTGTCATCATGGCACGTTGGAAGAGGTCCGCAGGGACACCGGAAGAGAGCACTTGGTAGAGATGTTTGACGACCTGATGAATCCAGCAACGATTGAGCCTTCGGCGTGA